From Saccharibacillus brassicae:
GGCTGCGCAAGGAGAAACCGAACTACGACGCGATGTGGAACCGGGTTCGCCTGGAAGCGGACAAGCGGGAATCCGGTTGGCAGGAGCACGCTGCCGCGCCGGTGCTTCCATCCCCTCCGAGGAGAAAATGGCTGATGCCTACGGCGTGCGCCGCGCTGGCGGCGACGATTGCGCTCGGAGCCGCGGCTTCGCAAGGCTACTTCGAGAGCCGGGTTCCGGAAGCGCAGGCGACGCCGATCGGGCAAGCCGTCGGCGTGCAGGCGGAAGCGGACGGCATCGTCCTGAAGCTGAACAACGTCGTGCAGGGGACGGCGAGGGATTTCGGGACGACCGCGCCCGATTCCAAAATGATGCTGGACTTCTCGCTGCTCGGCTTCGGCGACGAAGACGTGCAGGTCGCGGGCTTCGACCGTTCGTCGATCACCGACCTCGATACAGGCAAGAAGCTTGAACTGAGCATGGGCGATTTCAATACGGACGACGTGCGCAGTATCGAAGACTGGAAAGCCGAACGGAAGCTCAACACGTCGGCCCGGGTGACGGGAGCGTTCAATCCGGCCCCGGGACCGCACCGCTACCGGCTGGAGATGTCCGACCTCTACATGATTCGCCGCACGACGGTGCCGATCGAAGGCAAAGTCAAGCTGGGCAAACAATATGCGGTCCTGCCGGATCGGAATTTCAAGATGAAAATTACGGATATTCAATGGGACAACAAGCAGGGACTGCTGAATATCAAATATTTGCCGAACGCAAACGTGCCGAAGCTTGACGCGCAGAGCGATCTGCTGTTGGCGATGGATCGGGGCAACTCGGTCAGCCTGAAGCTCGGCGACCGTGAACTCGGCTGGTCCAGCTGGTCGGAAGGAGAAGACGTCGCGGAAGTCGAAGGTTCGTACAACATCAAAGGGCTTACCGAAGACCAGCTGTCCGACATGACGATGACGTTCACGTACGCCGAACCGGTCCGGGTCGTCGAAGGCCCGTGGACGCTCGACTTTACGCTCGATCCGTCCAAAGCCCAAATTCCGACCGAAACGGTACCGGTCCAGGACGATTCCGCCCTGACGGAGCAGACCGGCTGGAAGCTCGGAGACGCGCTGCTCGACGCATACGGCATCGCGATTCCGCTGGATCGAAGAACCGGCGATCGTTCGCTGCGGGACGGACAGATCGTGCAGTACGGCAGCATCAAGCTGACGGACGGGGAAGTGACGCTGTCCGGCTCGCAGGACCCTGTTCCCGGCATCGCTGTCGGACGAGGCCGCGAACAGGAACCGGAATTCGTCAAATTCGGCATCCAGAGCCTGGAACGCAAGGAACCGGCGAATCCGAAGACGCACGATTATGAGGAAAGCTACGACTTCCGCGGCAGGCCGTTGAGCGCGATCTTCGGCTCGGCGTGGGTCGCCCATATCGATCCCGATCGTTGGGTGCCGCTGGACGTGCCGACGGCAGAAGAATGGACGACGACCGATACGCTGGAAGACGGCAAACAGGTCGAATACACGCTGCACCGGGAAGGGACGGACGTGCTCGTCGAGATCGCAGTCCCGGATTACGTCAATCTGTACGAAGGCACGCGGCTGCGGGTCGACGGCCGGGACTACGCCTACGACACCCAGCCGTCGGCGCAAAGTTCGATCCGGGACGCTGAAGGCCGGTACAATCGGGTTGACGTCTACCGCAGCGTGCCGGAAGGGAAGCGATTCGAGCTTAATTTGCAGGCTTACGGAACGGTCGACGACAGCAAGGACGCGAAAGTGATCATCCGCGAATAAGCGGGTGGAAGGAGAGGCAAGGCTGCCGGGCACGTTTCCGACAGCCTTTTTCGCTTCTGCGCGGCGTAGCGTTCGGTTGGGAAGAACGAGGCGGTTTGCCGCGATCCGGCAAACGGGAACCTCTGCGCGGCTTCGTCAGTCCTCTACTAAGAAGCGCGCGCTCATTCATGATCAAATGGGCAGGGAGGCCTACGGAAGTCGATAAGGATGTGAAAAGGGACATGGACGACCTGGAGTTGTTCGAAACGCATAAGACGACGGTATACCGTTACTGCCTCTACATGCTCAAACATAGAGGGGACGCGGAAGACGCGTGTCAGGAAGTATTCGTAAAAGCGATGTTGGCCGATCGGAGCGAAGTGCGCAGCGAGAAAGCGTGGCTGATGCGCATCGCGGCGAACGAGTGCCACGGGATGGTGCGGCGCAGAAGCCGGGGCCGGGACAAGGAGCAGTTGGCTTTTCTGCAAAGCGATCCGCTGCGGTTTGCGCAGTCGGTCGAAGGCGGATACGAGCGCCGGGAAGCGTCCGCGGAATTCGGCCTGCTGCTGCAATCGGTCAAGCCCAAATTCCGGGAAGCGCTGCTGCTGTACTATATGGCGGACATGCCGCTTGCGGACGTGGCCGATCTGCTGAACGTGCCGCTCGGCACCGTCAAATCGAGAATGAACCGCGGATTGAAAGCCTTGAGAAAGCTGCTGGAAGAATCAAATACGCAAGCGGAAAAAAGGAGTGGATATCATGCCTCGAATTATTGAGTCCGATCTGGAAGGCCAACTTCGCCAGGTGGACGACGGCAGCCCGGATTACGCGGGCATGCGAAGACGTATCGTACTGGAAGCCGACAAGCGCCGATCGGGCTGGACCGAAGTGAAGCCGGCGGCAAAGCCGTATTTGCGCCGCAAATGGACCGTGCCCGCCGCTTCCGCGGTGCTGGCCGGAGCCGTCGCGACCGGCGTGATTCTCTGGCAGCCGGCTCCGGGCCCGGACAAGCCCGAGCAGGCGTACGGGGCTCCGGCCGGCCAATCGCTGGAAGCGTCGGCTGCGGTGGACGGGGTGAAGCTGACGCTCAGCCATGCGATTGTGGGACATTCCGAAGAGGAGCCTGACGCTCCGTCCGATCGGCTGGCGCTTCAGATGAACCTAAGCGGCCTGAACGAGTCGGAGGCGGAATACGCCGGCTTCGGTTCGGGACGATTGATCGATCTCGACAGCGGAGAGACCCGGGACATGGACGGAGCCAGCTTCGATCTGCGGCAGGGCATGCACGATCTGCAGGCCGGCAAAATGCTCGATAACGAATGGGCAGCCGAATCGAGCACCCGGCGTCTCCGGTTCGAAATGGACGATTTGTACCTGATTCGGCGGCATGACGTTCCGCTGCAGGGAACGCTCCAGACCGGCGCGACCTACCCGGTTCCGGGCGTGGAAGGCGTCTCCGTGCGGATGCTGGATTCCAAATGGGACGAAGAACAGGGACTGCTGACGCTGACCTACAAATTGCAGGGAGCCGATACGGACGCCGACTCTGCTTACCCCCGGTCGCTGTCGATCGAGACCCGTACGCTGCTGCGCTTGAATTCCGGTTCGAATACCGTCGAGTCGACGTCGGGAACCTGGGCAGGCAGCGAGTTCACCGTCAATTACGAGCTGCCCGGCCTGAGCGAGCAGGAGCGGCAGGCGCTGACGCTGACCTACAGCTACGCCGAAACGGTGCGGAAAATTGCCGGCAGCTGGAAAATGGATTTTACGCTCGACGTATCGAAAGCGCGGGAACGGTCGGTCAAGCTTACGCCCGTCAACGCTGCGGAGATCCGCCGCCAGACCGGCTGGACCGTCGGGGAAGCCAGCGTAAGCGCGTACGGCATCCGTCTGCCGATCGAGAGAAGTCCGCAGGACCGGGCGATGCAGGTGGGCAGCCTGCTGTTCTACGACAAACG
This genomic window contains:
- a CDS encoding RNA polymerase sigma factor, with product MDDLELFETHKTTVYRYCLYMLKHRGDAEDACQEVFVKAMLADRSEVRSEKAWLMRIAANECHGMVRRRSRGRDKEQLAFLQSDPLRFAQSVEGGYERREASAEFGLLLQSVKPKFREALLLYYMADMPLADVADLLNVPLGTVKSRMNRGLKALRKLLEESNTQAEKRSGYHASNY